Proteins from a genomic interval of Deltaproteobacteria bacterium:
- a CDS encoding TetR/AcrR family transcriptional regulator encodes MHEQPIRTRDVPTQVKNPDLVEKRRRQIVEAAAKLFIEQGFHKTTTRQIARTAGFSIGSLYEYVTSKEDVLYLVCEYIHTEVEHGVAEAMQRRAVGKEVLAEVVREYFLVCHRMSDFILLIYQETRSLPVVWRKRVLENELRITGVLMEVLAGLVAGGDLPAMSDEKLELVAHNITVLGHMWTFRRWYLARHHSIDDYIRAQTDLIIGMVSRSS; translated from the coding sequence ATGCATGAGCAACCCATCCGGACCCGTGATGTTCCCACCCAGGTAAAGAACCCCGATCTGGTGGAAAAAAGGCGGCGACAGATCGTGGAAGCCGCGGCCAAGCTTTTCATCGAACAGGGGTTTCACAAAACGACCACACGCCAGATTGCCAGGACGGCGGGATTTTCCATCGGCTCTCTGTATGAATACGTTACCTCCAAGGAGGACGTTCTATACTTGGTTTGCGAATACATTCACACCGAAGTTGAACACGGCGTTGCCGAAGCCATGCAGCGAAGGGCCGTCGGCAAAGAGGTCTTGGCCGAGGTTGTCCGGGAATACTTTCTGGTGTGCCACCGGATGAGTGACTTCATTCTGCTTATCTACCAGGAAACCAGGTCTCTGCCCGTGGTGTGGCGCAAAAGGGTTTTAGAAAACGAGCTGCGCATCACCGGTGTACTCATGGAGGTGCTTGCCGGCCTGGTAGCCGGCGGCGATCTGCCCGCCATGAGCGACGAAAAACTGGAATTGGTGGCTCACAATATCACGGTTCTGGGGCACATGTGGACCTTCAGACGGTGGTATTTGGCACGGCATCACAGCATCGACGACTACATACGTGCTCAAACGGATTTAATCATCGGCATGGTGTCCCGGTCGTCATAG
- a CDS encoding acyl-CoA dehydrogenase family protein, protein MDFDLTKEQEMIRKEVRTFANAEIAPVAAELDENETFSADLTRKMGEIGLFGMFVPEAYDGQAMDYISYIIAVEEVARVDGSQAATIAAGNSLGIGPLNYFGTEEQKRKYLPKLCRGEALWGFGLTEPTAGSDAGGSHTTAVQDGNEWVLNGSKIFITNAACEMSLGVTVQAKTGTRPSGKPEYTCFLVEHGTPGFKAVPMHKKLMWRASSTAELYFDDVRVPAENMLGNKGDGFHQMLQTLDGGRLSIGAMGLGGAQGAYDAALTYSRKREQFGQPISKFQAVAFKLADCAVEIECARNLLYKACWLRDKKRPFEKEAAMAKLYCSEVMGRVADHAVQLHGGYGLMKEYNVERFYRDQKLLTIGEGTSEVQRIVISRYIGC, encoded by the coding sequence GTGGATTTCGATTTAACCAAAGAACAGGAAATGATCCGCAAAGAAGTCCGCACATTTGCCAACGCCGAAATTGCTCCTGTCGCCGCCGAACTGGATGAAAATGAAACGTTTTCAGCCGATCTGACCCGGAAAATGGGCGAGATCGGGCTGTTCGGCATGTTCGTTCCCGAGGCGTACGACGGGCAGGCCATGGACTATATATCCTACATTATCGCCGTGGAGGAGGTTGCCCGGGTGGACGGTTCCCAGGCGGCCACCATCGCGGCGGGCAATTCCCTCGGTATCGGCCCTTTGAATTATTTCGGTACAGAGGAGCAGAAACGCAAATACCTGCCGAAGCTGTGCCGCGGCGAGGCCTTGTGGGGGTTCGGGCTGACGGAGCCAACTGCCGGGTCGGATGCCGGGGGCAGCCATACCACCGCCGTTCAGGATGGGAACGAATGGGTGCTGAACGGGTCGAAAATTTTCATCACCAATGCCGCCTGCGAAATGTCTCTGGGGGTGACAGTGCAGGCCAAGACCGGAACAAGGCCGAGTGGAAAACCGGAGTACACCTGCTTTTTGGTCGAGCACGGCACACCGGGGTTCAAGGCCGTTCCCATGCATAAAAAACTCATGTGGCGGGCATCCAGCACGGCGGAATTGTATTTTGACGATGTGCGTGTCCCGGCGGAAAACATGCTGGGCAACAAGGGGGATGGGTTTCACCAGATGCTGCAGACGCTGGATGGCGGAAGGCTTTCCATTGGGGCCATGGGGTTGGGTGGCGCGCAGGGGGCGTATGATGCCGCCCTGACATACAGCCGGAAAAGGGAGCAGTTCGGGCAGCCCATCTCCAAATTTCAGGCGGTGGCGTTCAAGCTCGCGGACTGCGCCGTGGAAATCGAATGCGCCAGAAATCTGCTCTACAAGGCCTGCTGGCTCAGGGATAAAAAACGCCCTTTTGAAAAAGAGGCGGCCATGGCAAAACTCTACTGCTCCGAGGTCATGGGGCGGGTGGCCGACCACGCCGTCCAGCTACACGGAGGATACGGGTTGATGAAGGAGTACAACGTGGAGCGCTTTTACCGGGACCAGAAGCTTCTCACGATCGGTGAAGGGACTTCCGAAGTCCAGCGCATCGTTATTTCGCGCTATATCGGCTGCTAA
- a CDS encoding enoyl-CoA hydratase/isomerase family protein produces MDSDLLLREEADGVVTLTLNRPKMMNSFNFDLLRALGGQVEALRFEAGVRVVIVTGAGEKAFCAGADLKERVTLSPMQVKEFIFTIRNLFTAIENLNKPVIAAVNGVALGGGTELALASDMRIASLNASMGLTETRLAIIPGAGGTQRLPRLVGRGKAKELIFTGQRIGAEEALRIGLVNKICPLDALLDEAHKMAAMICETGPVAIEQAKYAINHGLETDLNTGLAIESNAYWVTIPTKDRLEGLAAFREKRKPVYRGE; encoded by the coding sequence ATGGATAGCGATCTCTTGTTGCGAGAGGAAGCGGACGGCGTCGTTACCTTGACGCTCAACCGTCCGAAAATGATGAATTCGTTTAACTTTGACTTGCTGCGGGCGTTGGGGGGCCAGGTGGAGGCGCTGCGGTTCGAGGCGGGGGTCCGCGTTGTTATCGTCACGGGCGCCGGTGAAAAAGCGTTCTGTGCCGGTGCGGACCTGAAGGAGCGGGTGACACTCTCGCCGATGCAGGTCAAGGAGTTCATTTTTACCATTCGAAACCTGTTTACGGCTATCGAAAACCTCAACAAGCCCGTGATCGCCGCCGTCAACGGGGTGGCCCTGGGCGGGGGCACGGAACTGGCCCTGGCTTCCGACATGCGCATTGCGTCCCTCAATGCCAGCATGGGCCTCACGGAAACGCGCCTGGCCATTATTCCGGGAGCCGGGGGCACCCAGCGCCTGCCGCGGCTGGTGGGCAGGGGCAAGGCCAAGGAGCTGATTTTCACCGGCCAGCGAATAGGGGCTGAGGAAGCCCTGCGAATCGGGCTGGTCAATAAGATCTGCCCCCTGGACGCGTTGCTGGACGAAGCCCACAAAATGGCGGCCATGATCTGTGAAACCGGCCCCGTTGCCATCGAGCAGGCCAAGTATGCCATCAATCACGGGTTGGAAACCGATCTGAACACCGGCCTGGCCATCGAGTCCAATGCCTACTGGGTCACCATACCCACCAAGGACCGCCTGGAGGGGCTGGCGGCATTCCGTGAAAAGAGAAAACCCGTGTACAGAGGAGAGTAG
- a CDS encoding pyruvate carboxyltransferase: MTEYDYRKIFPRMPKSVTIGDITIRDGFQHLEKFISTRAKIFYAEELIFAGCREIEVTNLGNPYLMPQFSDAEEILAHLRSDRFKKRCARKGIDMDDVCITAVTIRERSVDRAIELKKKGVGPDRVLMMVSTEEEHHFANSGTTLPDYWAEAERCIKKCTDAGIKMCGTVSTIWGSPIAGATDMKDAVEFTKRWLEIGAHDIEHADHDGSASAPAVYRYFSMILDAIPNTDVHLAHFHETKRVASASVLAALQAGIARFEATLGGMGGQPANFLDDTPVPGTGDYYYEDPRYVGLTCMEDLLVQVDEMGIEHGYDVDRILWLGRQMERTVGQRLRSEAAVNGRTLKEGHMKFARPGLKKLKEKMGEKPGQNFPDGWSENAVLPEKYRP; encoded by the coding sequence ATGACTGAATATGATTACAGGAAGATCTTCCCGCGCATGCCCAAAAGCGTCACCATCGGCGACATCACCATCCGCGACGGGTTCCAGCACCTGGAAAAATTCATTTCCACGCGCGCCAAAATATTCTATGCCGAAGAGCTGATATTTGCGGGCTGTCGCGAAATCGAGGTCACCAATCTGGGCAATCCCTACCTGATGCCGCAGTTCAGCGATGCCGAGGAAATTTTGGCCCACCTTCGCAGTGACCGCTTTAAAAAACGCTGTGCCCGCAAGGGCATCGATATGGATGACGTCTGCATCACGGCGGTAACCATCCGCGAGCGGTCGGTTGACAGGGCCATCGAATTGAAGAAAAAGGGGGTCGGTCCCGACCGCGTTCTCATGATGGTTTCCACCGAAGAGGAGCATCACTTCGCCAATTCAGGCACCACCTTGCCGGACTATTGGGCGGAAGCCGAGCGGTGCATCAAAAAATGTACCGATGCCGGCATCAAGATGTGCGGTACCGTCAGCACGATCTGGGGCAGCCCGATCGCCGGCGCCACAGACATGAAGGACGCCGTCGAGTTCACCAAGCGTTGGCTCGAGATAGGGGCTCACGACATCGAACATGCCGACCACGACGGCAGTGCATCGGCCCCGGCTGTGTACCGCTATTTTTCGATGATCCTGGATGCCATCCCCAATACCGACGTGCACCTGGCCCACTTTCACGAAACCAAGCGGGTGGCGTCCGCTTCGGTTTTGGCGGCCCTCCAGGCCGGCATCGCCAGGTTCGAGGCCACCCTCGGCGGCATGGGCGGGCAGCCGGCGAATTTTTTAGACGACACACCGGTGCCCGGCACCGGGGATTACTACTACGAAGATCCCCGTTATGTCGGCCTGACCTGTATGGAAGACCTGCTGGTGCAGGTCGATGAAATGGGCATCGAGCACGGGTACGACGTTGACCGCATCCTCTGGCTGGGGCGTCAGATGGAGCGGACCGTGGGACAGCGCCTGCGTTCCGAAGCCGCCGTCAACGGTCGCACCCTCAAAGAGGGTCACATGAAATTCGCCCGGCCCGGGTTGAAAAAGTTGAAGGAGAAAATGGGAGAAAAACCCGGCCAGAATTTTCCAGACGGCTGGTCGGAAAACGCCGTACTGCCGGAGAAATACCGGCCCTAG
- a CDS encoding DUF6125 family protein, translating into MDRQALVRLVVDMLQRLALHNGMWFNEVKHQMGLEKAFEMYSLAAGKSLEIQLRRLAKLFGFNMRDGLPAVLFDMPREKLVDLLDALAANWLANDGVWFQAVEFSSGMVDAKRCNDSCWAQFSPVEAWSIKKILGLSRNPGIDGLKQALNLRLYARLNQQSIIDEGPDGIVFQMNECRVQTARKRKGLPDYPCKSVGNVEYPYFARTIDDRITTECIGCPPDDHPDDWYCAWRFSIQQPSSLQR; encoded by the coding sequence ATGGATCGCCAGGCCTTGGTTCGTCTGGTCGTGGACATGCTGCAGCGCCTGGCCCTTCACAACGGCATGTGGTTCAACGAAGTCAAGCATCAGATGGGGCTTGAAAAGGCCTTTGAGATGTACAGCCTTGCAGCGGGCAAGAGCCTGGAGATACAGCTGAGAAGGCTTGCCAAGCTGTTCGGTTTCAATATGCGCGACGGATTGCCGGCCGTGCTGTTCGACATGCCCAGGGAGAAATTGGTGGACCTTTTGGACGCCCTGGCGGCCAACTGGCTGGCCAATGACGGTGTGTGGTTTCAGGCGGTGGAATTCAGCAGCGGCATGGTCGATGCCAAACGCTGCAACGATTCCTGCTGGGCGCAATTTTCTCCGGTGGAAGCCTGGTCCATCAAGAAGATCTTGGGACTTTCCAGGAATCCCGGGATAGACGGCCTGAAGCAGGCCCTAAACCTCAGGCTTTACGCCCGCCTCAACCAACAATCCATCATCGATGAGGGGCCCGACGGCATCGTCTTTCAGATGAACGAGTGCCGCGTCCAGACCGCCCGCAAGCGCAAAGGGCTGCCGGACTACCCTTGTAAGTCCGTCGGTAACGTGGAGTACCCCTATTTTGCCCGGACCATCGATGACCGGATCACCACGGAGTGCATCGGCTGCCCGCCGGACGACCACCCGGACGATTGGTACTGCGCCTGGCGGTTCAGCATTCAGCAACCCTCATCGTTGCAACGTTGA
- a CDS encoding DUF2889 domain-containing protein: MPKMPCYSRNRATSVEQIDATTLTSTCRLQDSFTDAHVTIHVRLPELEIIAADGAFSRISHETCRGAEEALEKVVGVRIGAGMKKIIRGLVGEVTDCGELAVLVEECCHAVILAFTKEMLGQVPEELKKEKDFFANMVKENIRLYNSCAAFAPGSPIVEGIDPP, encoded by the coding sequence ATGCCCAAAATGCCGTGTTATTCGAGGAACCGGGCCACCAGCGTCGAACAGATCGATGCCACCACGTTAACATCCACCTGCCGCCTGCAAGACAGCTTTACCGATGCCCATGTGACCATCCATGTACGCCTGCCGGAACTGGAAATTATTGCGGCCGATGGCGCTTTTTCCCGTATCAGCCACGAGACGTGCCGGGGTGCGGAAGAGGCCCTGGAAAAGGTTGTGGGGGTGCGCATCGGAGCCGGTATGAAAAAGATCATCCGCGGGCTTGTGGGGGAAGTGACGGACTGCGGGGAACTGGCCGTCCTGGTGGAGGAGTGTTGTCACGCCGTCATCCTGGCTTTTACCAAGGAGATGTTGGGTCAGGTGCCGGAGGAGCTGAAAAAGGAAAAGGATTTCTTTGCCAACATGGTCAAAGAGAACATCCGGCTCTACAACAGCTGCGCCGCCTTTGCGCCGGGGAGCCCCATTGTGGAGGGGATCGATC